The Punica granatum isolate Tunisia-2019 chromosome 4, ASM765513v2, whole genome shotgun sequence sequence ACTCAGATTTGGCTTTTAAGCGTCACATCATACAGGTCAAATTTAAAACCATTAATAAAAATGACACGGctacttatttatatatatatatatatatatattcgaggATATTTTGGAGCCACGTACATCATTGGATGAGAAATCCATGTTATCATAACAAAGAGTCATGTTAAAAAAACccttattttcaatataaaGCCAATCCATTTCCTTTTGCTCCCCCTTTGATGGAATTAGGGTTTTCTGACCTTAGGTGGTACAGATTTCAGATCAGTCACCAATCACCATCCTGCTCATATTAAACTTAGCAAAACATACGTGTACTAAACTTTCCCGTCAGTGTGTATATGTGCAGACAGATACGTATCTATGTGATTAGCACAAATTTACGTATCTCTGCATATATCGAAATGTGTACATATTATCTCAAGCTGCAAAAtgtaaaaaacaaaaattgaaagaaaaaattacgCACCTTAGATCAAAGGGCAAGTAAACGAAATCATAGGCCGACCTCTCGTCGTCGGTGTCACCGGACACTTCAAGCTTTTGGTTCTCCGCAGCACAGTGACTGTCGAGGAATTCAACGAGAAGCTCCCGACTATTAAGGGAAATTAAACAGCCCATGCATgcaaaaattttttaaaaagggttATTAATAGTTGATTCAAATTCAAGACCTATCGAACAATTTCCCATCTATCTATACAAGACGTACAAAAGTAATACGTGAACTAGTACATACTACATGTATATAACTGAATGGGCAAAATCTATATAAAGCCATATCAAATTCCATCAGCTGTATATATATGCGCGCGCGCGTCCAAATCAAGAAAACTTGCTTGGTTGAATCACTGAAAGGacaaaaatctataaattgaaatatttcaaGAACACAATCGGTcacatttatttcttctaACAAAATTCTAAGAACAAGGACGTTGCAGTAATGACCCTTACGTGTACTTGTTGGGGATGTTGCGCATCATTACGGTGGATTCTGCACCGCCCGGACTGAGTGTCACGACCGGCTTCTTCCGCCGATTGATCGGCTCATGGCGGGGGCGGGCTATCACCACCCGATCATATGACTTCGACTGTCTTGGGGTCGGACTTGTATTTGACGCTGACGTCCCCTCAACCTCTCCAATACCAGAGCTTCCGTTATCGAAACTGTCATCATCACGGCGCGTCCAAAAGGCCCATCTCCGGGGGGGTATCCAACTCCATGCTCCCCGGCCTTTGCCGCAGCGCGAGCTGCTCCAGCCACGAGCAGCTCTGAGCCCTCTACCTCTGGGGCGGTAGCTGCTGCCACGGCCGAAACTGGCTGCGGCAGCAGGTAACGTCTCCTGCTGCACCGGGTGGCCAGTGGGAGGAGGACGGGGAATACGATGAGGAGGAGACTCCCGGGGGTACGGCGGGTTGTGCGGGAAGTAGTTGGCGGCGTGTGGTGGAACCGGCGGTGGCATCGCTGCGGGAGTGGGGATGAATtggggaggaagaggagagaagTAGTGATGGAGAgggttagggttagggtttgTGATGGACTGGGGGAAGAAGGAGGCAGCCTGAGGGTTCAGTCCACGGCGGCGGCTGCCGTTTCCTGGGATGGGGGTGGCGGTGGCCATGGCTAGACGTGTGATAGTAGAGCGCAACTATGGAGGTGAAGAGTCAGTGTACTTGCTTTGCAAGTAAGGCTCCAAGCTAGGGTTAAATAGCATTACGAGCTAGtgagagagacagagaaagAAGTCATGTCAATGGGGGAAAGGGACAGATGGGAGTGAGAGAAGGGGAATGGGAAATTGGTCAGAAGAGAAAAGAGTCGGGTATCGGCTCTGTCGGGATGGCAATGCAGTTtggctcatcatcatcatcatgcgtacatatataaatactttattttcttttttttttggttgaatatATGCCAActctttatctatttttagTGAAAATTATACTATTCTCTTGAATTtcgattaatttaatcaagTCATGTCAATTCATTAAGagttaaaattcttttagcgtgatttttttacatttatagaAATTCGAACTCGAAACCTTAtttaaacaaaatatatttcgaatcgcttaaattaatttacattGATTGTTTCgattataaataataaggTCAGAATAGACGtgaaatggaaaataaatgtacaattCATTCTGACAAACCTTGCTAATCTTTTCCCTCCCTCCCCACATTCTCATCTTCACTATATTAGAAAAACAAATTTCCTAGTTCAGCTACGTATATACAGCCACACGTAGCATGTCCCTCCACTGCGCCGAGGGGGACGAAAAAAGCATTCGGAGAAAAAAAGTGATCGAAGAAAGTAATACAGTGATCGTaaatttttcttcctctttggTAGCAAGGCATTCTTAACGCAAATTATGCAATGGCTTTTaacttttcataatttactaGGTCTAGTCATTCGTATTGCATGAATGACTacaaaactaataaaatttaGTTTGTTCGATTTTgatgaattaatattttaattaatattttgttagcaatggataattttttttaattaatttaaagaaattatttaatatattatggaTATCCTACATGCATAGAATGTAGAAACTGTCTTCTCACTATTCTACATACATAAAatgtataaaaatatgaaaagacaACAATATAAATTGAGAAATACACTAATTTCTTATCAATAATTAAATTCTCTAAATAGTCGAAAGGACAACGATCAACCACAAATTAAGGTTCTAAAAATTTTAGTCACGTATCACTCtgagcttttatatattataattgataaatAATTTGTAGGCTCACGAGTTGTGCAGTGCgaagaataattaatatattttaatttattaatttatgagaaatatttaaatttataaagagAACCTTATCTAAAATAGTTCTTAATATTTATTCTCTAATCggtaaattttttcaaaagaataaTCAATGTTTATTCCCAAAtcaaagaattttttaataacttCGGATCATTGTACATTTGTTTAATTATGATATTTACTGGTCGAGCAATCAAAGAGACATTCCTCGCCAGCTGAAGATACCACGAAAAGGTTATGTAAAGCTCCCTTACTAGTTACTATACTTAaagatttttatatattatgattgattgataattgaaagataaaaatgtataaaaataataataagaagtaaaatgtaatatttttctcGCTATCAGTTCTATCCTTTTTTGACTGAATGCTATCGTTTGTATCTGATGGCGTCAGTtttttcatacatatatagac is a genomic window containing:
- the LOC116204172 gene encoding protein terminal ear1 homolog; the protein is MATATPIPGNGSRRRGLNPQAASFFPQSITNPNPNPLHHYFSPLPPQFIPTPAAMPPPVPPHAANYFPHNPPYPRESPPHRIPRPPPTGHPVQQETLPAAAASFGRGSSYRPRGRGLRAARGWSSSRCGKGRGAWSWIPPRRWAFWTRRDDDSFDNGSSGIGEVEGTSASNTSPTPRQSKSYDRVVIARPRHEPINRRKKPVVTLSPGGAESTVMMRNIPNKYTRELLVEFLDSHCAAENQKLEVSGDTDDERSAYDFVYLPFDLRRKANFGYAFVNFTNPRAAWKFFLAFNSHKWDCFGSKKVLEVALARFQGKEQLLHHFSKTMFACESKDFLPMEPMASGVELATRKEQRLAMSGL